TGGGTGTGGGCCAGCAGACGTTTATCGAGCGAAAGTGCCAGTTTACTAACTGCTACGTCACTAGCGATAGGAATTTTCTGGGGGACGTTTCCAAGTTTGACGTCATTGCGTTTTCGGGAACCGAAATCATCGCTTGGCCTCTTGAACAAATAAAACCTAAAAAGCGATCGCTGCATCAGAAATATGCTTTTACTAACATAGAATCAGCTGATAACTATCCATTCTGCTCTCACATATTGGATAACTTTTTTAACTGGACGTGGACGTACAAGTTAGACTCAGAAAGTAAATGGGGGTATATAATAGTAAGAGATGCAAATAATAATGTGATAGGTCCGAAGAAAGATATGCATTGGATGAGGTTAGAAGACATGGACCCTGTGAGTGAAGAGTTAAATGTACAGTTGAAAAACAAATCCAAGGCAGCAGCGTGGTTTGTGTCCAACTGTAACACGCGAAGTGGTCGAGAGAAGTACGCAGAAGATTTGCAAAAAGAACTACAGATTTACAATTTATCGATAGATGTCTACGGAAAATGTGGACCCTATAAATGCAGCCGCGACGACGAAGAGGCGtgttttcaaaaaataaaaacagattATTATTTCTATCTCTCATTCGAGAATTCACACAGTGAGGATTATGTGACTGAAAAACTGTTATCTGCGTTGAAATACAATGCAATACCTATTGTCTATGGAGGTGCTAATTatactaggtacattacataTTCATTGTGTTTAAATACGCATTTAAATTAGGTGGTCAGCATGCAATCGTTTCGCTTCCTGTGATTTTTATTCTGTTAACGTTTTCCCTTGCATATTTGTTTTTgcaactatagtccgtttttttagcattagaaagaacttcgtagaagtaagcttgtggttccaaatccggcacttttagcggtaataatttgaagtaaattatacctatgtattgaccatgctacattagataattcaataattattaacaaataacgagcctgataaaactgcacgcttgcttccgTGGAGTTCTTtccaatgctaaaaaaacgaaccatACGTTGAAATTGAACGGCGCCACAAGGGGCATATATGCGTTTGTCTTGGCTAACCAGAAAGTAACAATGTCCTAATGGGGCATTCGCGCTaatgaaagttaatttgattattttcgctttaaaatttaaatttcaatcCAAGTTGTGCTTTAATGCGCAGTTAGCAATCGGAATCACCCTTGTTGCCATGGAAATGAGGTTGTGTTGCAaattacatcttataaaacaaagtccctcgccgcgtctgtctgtttgtgtgtttgtatgttcgcgataaactcaaaaagtactgaacggattttcatgcggttttcacctatcaatacagTGATTCTTGGGGAAGGT
The sequence above is a segment of the Cydia fagiglandana chromosome 9, ilCydFagi1.1, whole genome shotgun sequence genome. Coding sequences within it:
- the LOC134667708 gene encoding alpha-(1,3)-fucosyltransferase C-like, translated to MRNLAKLLILASFLFVILFLYLTLREWQHSEQQLDKIFQIEQNWTTIDEQHGKSVRMKYILQWTNPKNVPFVYMGVGQQTFIERKCQFTNCYVTSDRNFLGDVSKFDVIAFSGTEIIAWPLEQIKPKKRSLHQKYAFTNIESADNYPFCSHILDNFFNWTWTYKLDSESKWGYIIVRDANNNVIGPKKDMHWMRLEDMDPVSEELNVQLKNKSKAAAWFVSNCNTRSGREKYAEDLQKELQIYNLSIDVYGKCGPYKCSRDDEEACFQKIKTDYYFYLSFENSHSEDYVTEKLLSALKYNAIPIVYGGANYTRFMPDGIYLNARELGPTALAKKMKFLIDNPDQYKEYFRWKNHYSYYRRNDNAETDDYCGFCSLLNNEEMVEKTSIYKNFKEWWNDPHSRCL